The Pseudomonas alkylphenolica genomic sequence GGCGGCGATCAGGCCGTCGAGGGTTTCGTCGTCGGCCACGGCTTCGGCGCGTTCGATCTTGGCCACCAGCCAGGCGCTGCCGCCGGCTTCGTCACGCAGGCGACGGGCGTATTCCATGTCGCTGGCATCACGCGGGAACGACACGGCCAGGTAGTCCAGGTCCATCTCGGCAGCCAGCTTGATGTCAGCCTTGTCTTTTTCGGTCAGGGCCGGGGCGGTCAGGCCTCCGCCTTTGCGGTTGATGCCCTTGTGGTCGGACAGCGGGCCGCCGATCAGTACCGAGCAGTGCAGCGAATCGCTGGTGGCGGTTTCGACGCGCATTACCACGCGGCCGTCATCGAGCAGCAGCTCGTCACCGACGCCGCAATCCTTGACCAGGTCCGGGTAGTCGATACCGACGATGTCCTGGGTGCCTTCGGTCAGCGGGTGGGCGGTGGAGAAGGTGAAGCGGTCACCGACTTTCAGTTCGATGCGCTTGTTGGCGAATTTGGCGATACGAATCTTCGGACCTTGCAGGTCACCGAGCAGCGCTACATGGCGACCCAGCTTTGCCGCGATCTCACGGATCAGGCGCGCGCGGGCTTTATGCTCATCGGGCGTGCCGTGGGAGAAGTTCAGGCGAGCGACATCCAGGCCGGCAAGAATCAGTTGTTCGATAACTTCCGGCGAGTTGCTGGCGGGGCCAAGGGTGGCGACGATTTTGGTACGGCGGATGGTCATGCACAGACTCCTATAGTGAAGCGCAGCGAAAGGCTACTCTGGAATTTCGCTGTAGTCATTGTTCCTTTGCACTACCTGCCCCGGGATAGGGGCAGCGTTTGAACGGGGCGGTAGGAGCGGGCTTGCCCCGCGATTGCGATTTGTCAGTCACATCGTATCGCGGGGCAAGCCCGCTCCTACCTACAGATTTCCCCGACAATGCCGATAAGCTGCGCAATACAGGAGATTCCCCATGCGAGCCTTGATCGTTCTAGCCCTGGCGACCAGTGTCGTCGGCTGCACCCGTTGGTCGATGGACCATCATCTGAACAATGCCTACCGTGCCTATGACCGCGGCGATTGTGAGAAGGTCATGCTCGAGCTGTCGCAGGTCGACCGGACCAGCCGCGCGCGGCCATTCATCCATCCCGAGGTGTCGATGCTGCGCGGTCAGTGTCTGGAGCGGCAGAAGCTCTACGTCGATGCCGCGCAGACCTATCAGTACCTGATTGAGCGCTACCCGCAGAACGAATACGCCTACCGCGCCCGTGCCCGTCTGCAGACCCTGGAACAACTGGGTCACTTGCGCAGCGGCGGGACGGCCATTGCCCGCCCGGCCACCACCACGCCTTGGCGTTAATACTAAAGTATTCGGGTCTGATTGTGACGCGAGGGTCAGGCTGCGCTAATCTTGTTGCTGAGGCATACGTAATTCAGCAGCACTAGCGCGGCCCTGCTCAAGGGTCTCCGACAGCGATTCCGATCATGTTTGACGAGCGCCGCATCGAGCGTCATCAGCTCCCTTACTTCCTCAAAGTCTTCAACCGCCATACCGATCAGCCGATCGGCTACCTGGGTAATGTGTCCGAAGACGGCCTGATGTTGATCAGCCAGCTGCCGATGCTGGTCGGCCCGGATTTCGAGTTGCAATTGAAAATCGTCGGTCGCAGTGGCGGCATGCATCTGATCAACCTGACCGCCAGTTGCCTGTGGTGCCATGAAGATCAGACGCCGGGGCACTACGACTCCGGGTTCATGTTGTTGCAGGCGCCACCGGAATACGCGCAACTGGTGCGTGCCCTGCGCAACTATTTCAGCTTCCATCCGCTGGAGGCCTCGGTCTGAGGCTGGTCGTAGTGGACGAGTAGCCCTAGACTCTGGTCGATCTTATGTTCAGGACGACCCCGTGAGCACCAGCATTTTCTGGCACGACTACGAAACCACCGGTATTAATCCGCGCAATGACCGGCCCTTGCAGGTAGCGGGCGTGCGCACCGATCTCGAGCTCAACGAGATCGAGGAGCCGATCAATTTCTACTGCCAACCCAGTGATGACATCCTGCCGCACCCGGCGGCTTGCCTGGTCACTGGCATCACCCCGGCACAGCTGGCCAGCAAGGGCCTGCTCGAAGCCGAGTTCATGACCCGTGTACACGCCGAACTGGCCCGCCCGGGCACCTGTGGTGCGGGCTACAACAGCCTGCGCTTTGACGATGAAGTCACCCGCTACAGCCTGTATCGCAACTTCTTCGATCCGTACGCCCGCGAGTGGCAAGGTGGCAACAGCCGCTGGGACCTGATCGACGTAGTGCGCGCCGCTTATGCGCTGCGTCCGGATGGCATTGTCTGGCCGCAGCAGGAGGGGCGT encodes the following:
- a CDS encoding PilZ domain-containing protein, with the protein product MFDERRIERHQLPYFLKVFNRHTDQPIGYLGNVSEDGLMLISQLPMLVGPDFELQLKIVGRSGGMHLINLTASCLWCHEDQTPGHYDSGFMLLQAPPEYAQLVRALRNYFSFHPLEASV
- a CDS encoding tetratricopeptide repeat protein, whose product is MRALIVLALATSVVGCTRWSMDHHLNNAYRAYDRGDCEKVMLELSQVDRTSRARPFIHPEVSMLRGQCLERQKLYVDAAQTYQYLIERYPQNEYAYRARARLQTLEQLGHLRSGGTAIARPATTTPWR